A single region of the Caballeronia insecticola genome encodes:
- a CDS encoding aconitase X, with the protein MLTLTPRDTAMLNGDAGEGLALAMRIVAATAHVMNADTLIDITSAHIDGCLYHGAASLDFVERFVASGAKVAVPTTLNVGSLDLIHPELFRGEADIASAGKRLMEAHIELGCEASFTCAPYQLKHRPRKGDQIAWAESNAIVFANSVLGARTSRYGDFLDLAAAITGRVPYAGLHVAQNRAARIVIEAPDLSTSLHRDASFAALGFLLGSEVGATVAAIIGLPGDTTEDELKALGAAAASSGSVALFHAVGITPEAATLDEALQGRAPERTIRVSAADLAAIRARWSHAQPGDALAAVSLGTPHFSVDEFRRLAALFERHEGSPRSDIYVNTSRFVLWQLEEEGLAQRLAARGVQIVTDTCTYITPVMKQVSGLVMTNSGKWAHYAPANIGVTVAFGSMSECVRSAFEGKVCIDDDI; encoded by the coding sequence ATGCTCACCCTGACGCCCCGCGACACCGCCATGCTCAACGGCGACGCAGGCGAGGGCCTCGCACTCGCGATGCGAATCGTCGCGGCGACGGCTCACGTCATGAACGCCGATACGCTCATCGACATCACATCGGCGCATATCGACGGCTGCCTCTATCACGGCGCGGCCAGCCTTGATTTCGTCGAACGCTTCGTCGCGAGCGGCGCGAAAGTCGCGGTGCCGACCACGCTCAATGTCGGGTCGCTCGATCTCATTCATCCCGAACTCTTTCGCGGTGAAGCCGATATCGCCAGCGCAGGCAAACGCCTGATGGAAGCGCACATCGAACTCGGCTGCGAAGCGAGCTTCACTTGCGCGCCGTATCAGTTGAAGCATCGGCCGCGAAAGGGCGATCAGATCGCGTGGGCCGAATCGAATGCAATCGTCTTCGCCAACTCCGTGCTCGGTGCACGCACGAGCCGCTACGGCGACTTCCTCGATCTCGCCGCTGCCATCACCGGGCGCGTGCCCTACGCCGGGCTACATGTCGCGCAGAATCGCGCGGCGCGTATCGTGATCGAAGCACCCGATCTGAGCACGTCATTGCATCGCGATGCGAGCTTCGCCGCGCTCGGCTTTCTGCTCGGAAGCGAAGTCGGCGCGACGGTCGCCGCGATCATCGGCCTGCCCGGCGACACCACCGAAGACGAACTGAAGGCGCTGGGTGCGGCGGCCGCGTCGAGCGGATCGGTGGCGCTGTTTCATGCGGTCGGCATCACGCCGGAAGCCGCCACGCTCGATGAAGCGCTGCAAGGCCGCGCCCCCGAACGCACGATACGCGTGAGTGCCGCGGATCTCGCCGCCATACGCGCGCGCTGGAGCCACGCGCAACCGGGCGATGCGCTCGCCGCCGTCAGTCTCGGCACGCCGCATTTTTCCGTCGATGAATTTCGTCGGCTCGCCGCGCTGTTCGAGCGTCACGAAGGCTCGCCACGCAGCGACATCTACGTGAACACGAGCCGCTTCGTGCTCTGGCAACTCGAAGAAGAAGGTCTCGCGCAAAGGCTGGCTGCGCGCGGCGTGCAGATCGTGACGGACACTTGCACGTACATCACGCCCGTGATGAAGCAGGTGAGCGGGCTCGTCATGACCAACTCGGGCAAATGGGCGCACTACGCGCCCGCGAATATCGGCGTGACGGTCGCGTTCGGCAGCATGAGCGAATGCGTGCGCTCGGCCTTCGAAGGAAAGGTGTGCATCGATGACGACATTTGA